In the Methanothermobacter marburgensis str. Marburg genome, CCAGAAGGCCAAGGACTACATAACCTGGGGTGAAATTGACCAGGAAACCCTGACAGCCATGATAGCCAAGAGGGCAAGAATCATCGGAGGGGAAAGGTTAACCGATGAATACATAAAGGAAAACACAGAGTATGATTCAGTGGAAGAATTTGCAGGGGCTGTCTTCAGGGGTGAGGTTAAACTTGAGGACGCAGGAATAAAACCTGTGTTCAGGTTACACCCCCCGAGAAAGGGATATGAGGCCATAAAAAAGGCCTTCAATGAGGGCGGAAGCCTCGGATACCGTGGCGAGAAGATAAATGACCTCTTGAAGAGGA is a window encoding:
- the rpmD gene encoding 50S ribosomal protein L30, giving the protein MFAVVRVRGSAGVRRDIADTMEMLRLNRINHAVLVEDTPSHLGMLQKAKDYITWGEIDQETLTAMIAKRARIIGGERLTDEYIKENTEYDSVEEFAGAVFRGEVKLEDAGIKPVFRLHPPRKGYEAIKKAFNEGGSLGYRGEKINDLLKRMI